In Miniphocaeibacter halophilus, the following proteins share a genomic window:
- a CDS encoding Fur family transcriptional regulator: MIENILRENNLKVTEARKIILNEIINIKNPISAENLYTIVNKKKKINLSTIYRNLNTLSNKNIINKVVEIDGEVFYQYNSKNHIHHLVCIRCKEVIPLKDCPLHSLENELSNNTGYDIISHSLEFRGICPKCKEKLKREP, translated from the coding sequence ATGATAGAAAATATTTTAAGGGAAAATAATTTAAAGGTCACTGAAGCTAGAAAAATTATTTTAAATGAAATTATAAATATTAAAAACCCTATTTCTGCTGAAAATCTTTATACAATTGTTAATAAGAAGAAAAAAATAAATTTATCAACAATATACAGAAATTTAAATACCCTCTCTAATAAAAATATAATTAATAAGGTTGTTGAAATTGATGGTGAAGTTTTTTATCAATATAATAGCAAAAATCATATACATCATTTAGTATGTATTAGGTGTAAGGAAGTTATACCTTTAAAAGACTGTCCCCTACACAGTTTAGAAAATGAGCTTTCAAATAATACAGGCTACGATATAATTAGTCATTCCTTAGAATTTAGGGGTATATGTCCAAAATGTAAAGAGAAATTAAAAAGAGAGCCTTAA